Genomic DNA from Gilliamella sp. ESL0441:
ACAAGACATATAGCAATACAATAGATTTAATGGGAAAATTTAATACCGCAGGGATAGGACATGATATGTTGGTTGGTGTTGAATACAATATTGAAAAACGTCAGCCTAGATTAGCATTAACGAGTACTTATCCAGAAGTTGTTGATCCCTTTCATCCACATTGGTATTCCAAGAAAGCGCATTACACTAAATTAAATACTAAAACTAATCATAAAGCCACCTCAAAAGGAATTTATTTGCAAGATTTGATCAGTTTTACAACGCAATGGAAATTGTTGATGGGTTTACGCTATGACAATTACGAATTTGCATCAGACGATAAAATCAAACACCAAAGCCGTTCATATAATGGTCACTCGTTAAGTCCTCGAATCGGTTTAATTTGGCAGCCTATCGAATCGCAAAGTTTTTATGCTTCCTATAGTAAAAATTTTGCACCCTATGGTGGACGAGGACTGATTACCATTTCAACGGATTCAAAAACGGTTTACGATAATAAACCCCAATATTCAAGGCAGTATGAAGTCGGCGTAAAAAGTGATTGGTTAGATGATAAATTATCTTCTCAACTTGCACTTTATAATCTTGAATTATACAACGTTCGTTATCAACCCGATGCGGTGAACGATCCTTATAATTGGCAGGTCAAAGGCAGTGACCGGAGTCAAGGGATTGAATTAAGCCTTATTGGAAAATTAACACCAAAATGGTACATCAATAGTGGTATTGGTTATCAGCAAGCTCAAGTTCATAAAGATAAAAAAATGCCAGCTAATCAAGGCAAATATTTACCGAATACATCTAAGCATAGCGGTTATTTAAATATTCGTTATTTGCCTTATGATAATTGGTTTACCGAGTTGGAAGTAAATTATAAAGGTGCTATGTATAACGATGATAAAAATCAATTTAAACGCCCAGGATATACAGTATGGAATGCGGCAATTGGTTATCAATCTTCCTCTTATGATATCACTTTAGCTGTAACAAATTTATTTGGTAAAGAATATTGGCGTTCAAGTAGTATGCCTGGCACGCCTAGAGCTGTATTGTTAACGGCAAGTTATAAATTGTAATCAATGAAGAAATAAAAGCGGAATGAAATAAACATCCTAAATTGAATAATTGATGATAATATTTGTCTGATTAGTATTTCAATCCGCTTATTGTTTGGATAGTAACGATATTTCAATTCATAAATGTTATTATTTATAAAAAAGCATGGTGAAATAAGTGAATAATTTGTAGACTATGTCCATTACTGTTTTTTGGCACTTATCTTATCTATGAATTTATTAAAATCTTTAGCCACTGTAAGCTCAATGACAATGGTATCTCGGGTATTAGGTTTTGTTAGAGATGCAATTATTGCACGTTTTTTTGGAGCAGGAATGGCTACTGATGCTTTTTTTGTAGCTTTTAAACTTCCCAATTTACTTAGGCGAATTTTTGCTGAAGGTGCTTTTTCTCAAGCGTTTGTGCCAATTTTAGCAGAATATAAAAATCAACAAGGTGCCGAGGCAACGAAGACATTTATTGCCTATGTTGCAGGTTTATTAACATTAGTATTAGCACTTGTTACATTAATTGGTGTGATTACCGCACCTTTTATCATTATGTTAACCGCACCAGGATTTATGCAAGAATCAGTGGATAAATTTGAACTTGCTACTGTAATGCTCCGGATAACTTTTCCATATATCTTTTTTATTTCGCTGGCATCATTAGTTGGTGCAATACTCAATACTTGGAATCGCTTTTCTGTTCCTGCATTTGTGCCAACGTTGCTTAATATTAGTATGATCGTTTGTACACTATTTTTAACCCCATATTTCAATCCACCTGTTTTGGCATTAGCTTTTTCGGTTGTTGTCGGTGGAATTTTGCAATTGCTTTTCCAACTGCCTACTTTAAAAAAAATAGGGATGTTAGTTTTACCTCGTATTAATTTAAAAGATAGTGGTGTATGGCGAGTTCTGAAACAAATGGGACCAGCAATTTTAGGGGTTTCAGTTGGTCAAATCTCTCTAATCATCAATACAATTTTTGCTTCTTTTCTAATTTCAGGATCTGTGTCTTGGATGTATTATGCTGACCGATTAATGGAATTCCCGGCAGGTGTACTGGGTGTTGCATTGGGTACTATTTTATTACCGTCATTGGCCAAAAGCTTTTCAAATGGTGATCATAAGCAATATTCGGAATTACTTGATTGGGGATTACGTTTATGCTTTTTATTGGCTTTACCGAGTACGGTCGCGTTAGGTGTAATTTCGCGCCCATTAATCTCAACATTATTTGAATATGGGCAGTTTACGTCAAATGACACGCTAATGACACAACGTGCTTTGATCGCTTATTCGATAGGGTTATTGGGGCTTATTTTAATTAAAGTTTTAGCACCTGCTTTTTATTCCAGACAAGACATTAAAACTCCTGTTAAAATTGCTGTTGTTACTTTAATTTTAACGCAATTGATGAATTTGGTTTTTATTGGTCCATTACAACATGCTGGACTGTCGTTATCCATTGGTTTGGCTGCATGTTTTAATGCTGGACTATTGTTTTGGCAATTACGAAAAAAGAAACTTTATCAACCTCAATCTGGTTGGTATCTTTTTTTAACTAAAGTGATTATTGCCGTTATTTTAATGTCATTGGTTCTATGGTTTGGTTCAAGATTATTACCTGATTGGTCGACCGGTTCAATGCTCATACGAGTTAGCCGTTTATTATTATTGGTAATGGTTGGCATCATTGTCTATTTTGCATCATTGATTGCAATGGGATTTAAAATTAAACATTTTATAAAACGAATTGACTAAAAAATAAATATCTATACATGAATACTAAAATTGATAAGGAAATCTAATGAAAGAAAACGCTTTTTTTACATTGCCATTGATTGGCAGTTTTATTTATTTTGTTATTAGCTGTTTAATAACTATCATCTTCGATGATTATCTATTTCGATTTAGCATACTTTTGGGAACTAATAAAGTTTTCTCCTTTTAATATCATTAATTATTTGTTAAAAACTCATATTTTAGATGTAGTATTTGTATTTGGAATTTTGTCATTATTTCTACACAGTTTAAATGTCCATATAATTAATAAAACCAATGTAGAATTGGTGATAATTATAATGGTCTTATTTTCAGTAATGGCTTATTTTATTCCTAAAACTTTACTATTTGATTTTGGAGATTTATATCCAATAAAAAATATATTTATCATCATTATATCGGTTATGTTTTATTTAATATTATATAGTTTATTACTATACTATTTATTAAATTTTTCCAATAAATACTTTATAAAAAATCAACAGCCATTTCCTTTTACAGCGACCAATAGTACTAAAATTCACTTTAATTTGTTTGCCATATTTACAACTTTTGTCCTGATAAAAGGATATCTGTTAATTACGAAAGTATTTCAATTATTCAGCATGGAGATTTCTAACAATATTTTAAATATTGTATATATATCGGGTATATTAATAGCAGTTGGTTTAACTATACCTTGTTTTAAACAATCATTTGATAGAATTCAAACAGATAGGCTCATAAAAAGTATCATTCAACCCAGTATAATAATTTTTATTTGTATTATTGTTAACTTCATTTTTATTTTTAAAGTACCAACCGCATTACTATACAAAAATATAGAATATGGGAATTTATTATCAATCACTTGTTTAATGCAAATAGTATTACTTCCGTTAATAATTGCTTTAATTTTAAATAAAGTAACGAAACGCTATTTTTATTATGTAACCACTTAGATATTCAACAATTTTGGTTAAAATGGTTATTAAAACAAGCGTTAAAATTTAATATTTACTGAGATCTGAAAATGTTAAATATTTTCTAATCATAGGTAATGCATAAGATAAAAATTAAAACAACTATTAAGAATTAGCGCAAAGTATTATACAATAGCCCGATATTTTCTAAAGTGTAGCACAATGAGAGAATCATAATGAGCTGGATTGAAAAGATTTTAAGTAAAAATAATATATCATCTGATCATAAAAAAGCGAATATTCCAGGCGGAGTTTGGACCAAATGTAGCAACTGTGAACAAGTTATTTATCAAGCTGAATTAGATCGCAATTTAGAGGTATGTCCGAAATGTGATCACCATATGCATATTCCTGCACGCGTAAGGTTATACCACTTTTTAGATGAAGGTTCAGATGTTGAGTTAGGTTCAGATCTCGCACCGAAAGATATTTTAAAATTTAAAGATACTAAAAAATATAAGGATCGTTTAACCACGGCTCAAAAAGAGACTCGTGAAAAAGAAGCTATGGTTGTGATGAAAGGAACCTTGTTTGGCATTCCTGTCGTCGTCGCTTGTTTTGAATTTGCATTTATTGGTGGTTCAATGTCATCGGTAGTTGGTGCGCTGTTTACACGCGCAGCTGAACAAGCCATTGCAGATAAATGTCCACTAATATGTTTTTCAACTAGTGGTGGAGCTAGGATGCAAGAAGCATTATTTTCGCTAATGCAAATGGCAAAAACCAGTGCAATCCTTGCAAAAATGCAGGATGAAGGATTACCTTATATTTCTGTAATGACTGATCCGACAATGGGTGGTGTTTCTGCTAGTTTAGCTATGCTTGGAGATATCAACATTGCTGAGCCAAAAGCGCTGATTGGTTTTGCCGGCCCGCGAGTTATCCAACAAACCGTTCGAGAAACATTGCCGGAAGGATTCCAACGAAGTGAATTTTTACTTGAAAAGGGCGCAATTGATATGATCATTCATCGTAAAGAAATGAGACCAAAAATTGCTAGTTTGTTAGCAAAATTAATGAGAATACCCGATCCTTTTAACGATATGACTAACAATGTAACTATCGATGAGACTGTGTAATCTCTATGCAAAATGAAAAACTTAATGCCATGTCTGATTTAAAAGCATGGCTTTGTTATTTAGAGAAACTGCACCCCACAACGATTGATCTAGGTCTGGATCGAGTAAAAACCGTTGCCCAACGCTTAGATCTGTTACAGCCTGCACCTTATATTTTTACTGTAGCTGGAACCAATGGAAAAGGCACAACATGCCGAACTCTTGAAATGATGCTATTGGCAGCAAAATTAAGAGTTGGTGTTTATAGCTCACCTCATTTGATACGTTTTACTGAGCGAGTTCGAATAAATAACCAAGAATCAACCGAACAAGCAACGGTTAATGCTTTTGTAGAAATTGAAAATGTACGAGGTGATATTTCTCTAACTTATTTTGAGTATGCAACACTTGCTGCACTTTATCAATTTAAACAAGCAAAATTAGATGTCGTTATATTAGAAGTAGGATTAGGTGGAAGGCTAGATGCAACCAACATAGTGGATGCCGATATCGCCATAATCACCACCATAGACATAGACCACGTAGAGTATTTAGGTCATACTCGTGAAAGTATTGGTCAGGAAAAAGCGGGTATTTTTAAATCGAAAAGTATTGCCATTGTTGGTGAGCAAAATGTTCCAACATCAATTCCATTGGTTGCAAAATCTGTTAATTGTCCAATTTTCTCAGTAAATCATGATTGGTTTTATCATCAAATTGATAATGTTAAATGGTCTTTTCAGTCTTCTAGGGTACACTACGAAAATTTACCCATAGCGAATAATATACCATTAGCTAACGCAGCGACTGCAGTTGCTGCATTAAGTTACTCATCTTTAAACATTACTCAAGATGAAATTGCAAAGGGATTAATCCAATCAAGTTTGGTTGGTAGATTTCAAACTATTCAACAAAACCCACTCGTTATAGTTGATGTTGCTCATAATCCCCATGCTGCCACTTATCTAGTAAAACAACTTGATAAATTAAAAGCTCAACGATCAAAGATGGGTAACATTCGAATTGTGATTGGTATGCTTAAAGATAAAGATATCCAAGGTACTTTATCAATATTAAAAGGTGATGTTTGGTATTGTGCTTCACTTTATGGTGAACGAGGATGTCAAGCGGAAGTGCTTAAAGGATATTTGGAAGATAAAGGGGAAGGTATTATCTTTACATTTGATGATGTCTTAACCGCTTATCAAAAAGCAATGCAAGATGCAGAAGAAGATGATATTATCATAGTATGTGGTTCATTTCATACAGTTGCGGATGTTTTAGAACAATATGAATATTAAGTGAAATTAATCATGACAAAAGATAAAAACACTACTCCAAATAGTCAAAATAAAATTAGGAATCGGTTTGTGGGTTTTGCAACATTATTGCTTATACTAGCGCTGATTGCACCATGGATCATAACGGATAAATCAAATAATCAGACTTCAAGTTCCCCAATTTTGCAACCCGATATTGTTCAACAACAATTTCAATCGATCGAATCTACAACTGATGACAACCATGCTAATAGTGCCTATGGTGTAGATGATATTCCTTATATACCAGATAATGAGCAGGATTTAAATTCTTTAATTTCTCCTGATGTTGCTCAAAATGATATTAACGAAACAACACCAAGCGATAATGTTAAAGTAAGTGAACAAGAATCTAAACTTTATATGATTCAAATAGCGGCGTTAAAAAATAAAAAGAAAATAGAAGAGCTAGTGGCTTTGTTAAGATTAAATAATTACAACGTTAAAGTAATTCCTAAAAATCCAGAACCTAATCAATTAATCAAATTACAAGTAGGGCCATATGGTAAAAGAGAGCAAGCTGAGCAAGTAATCGATAATCTTAATAGTTTAACCAAACAAAAAAGTATAATTGTGGCTAATTAATAGATAAAATTAAAAAATAAACTAAGAGTATTAAAGTTTTATAATTGATTGTTTAACATAAAAATTTATTAATAAGCTATTTCAAATTAAACATCTTATAAAAATATAATTGTAGGTTATTATGATGAATTGGGTTGATTTTACGATTATTGGCGTCATAATTTTTTCAGCATTAATCAGCATTATTCGTGGATTTGTGCGTGAAGCATTATCGCTAATCAGTTGGGTACTTGCTTTTTTTATTGCAAGTCGATTTTATGTTTATATTACCGAGTATCTTACTTATTTCGATAGCGAATTAGTACGTACTTCCGTTGCGATTGCAATTCTATTTATTGCTACTTTACTTGTTTGTGCAGTCATATCTTATATTATTGGTGAATTAGTACAAAAAACAGGATTATCTGGAACAGATCGCGTATTGGGTATCTGTTTTGGCGTATTAAGAGGTATTTTGGTTGTCGCTGCGATACTGTTTTTTGTGGATACCTTCACACCATTATCGCAATCGAAATACTGGGAAGAATCACAGCTTATTCCCCATTTCCATTTTATAATTCGTTGGTTTTTTGAATTTATACAACAATCGTCTTCATTTTTAGTGCAGTAATTTTGAGGTAATCATTATATGTGTGGTGTTGTTGGTATTTTAGGATGTAGTACAGTAAATCAATCAATTTATGATGCATTAACCGTATTACAACATCGAGGACAAGATGCAGCAGGAATTGTGACTATAGATGAACAGAATCGCTTTCGTTTACGTAAAGCAAATGGTTTAGTTAAAGATGTTTTTCAGGAACATCATATGCAACGTTTACAAGGTAAATTAGGCATTGGTCATGTTCGTTATCCTACCGCAGGTAGCTCAAGTCCCTCTGAAGCTCAGCCATTTTATGTAAATTCTCCTTATGGTATCGCACTTGCACATAATGGCAACCTAACCAACACCGATGAATTAAGTAAAAAAGTTTTTGAACTTGCAAGACGACATATTAATACTAACTCTGATTCAGAAGTTCTTCTTAATATATTTGCCAGTGAATTAGACCAATTTCCAACTTATCCGCTTACGGCGGATAATATCTTTACCGCCATCGCTAATTTACACAAAATAATTAAAGGCGCATATGCTTGTGTCGCTATGATTATAGGACATGGGCTTGTTGCATTCCGTGACCCTTATGGTATTCGTCCTTTAGTAATAGGTAGACGAGTTCTTGATAATCAACAAATTGAATACATGGTTGCCTCAGAAAGTGTTGCATTAGATGTGCTTGATTTTGAATTTGTTCGAGATGTCGCACCGGGGGAGGCCATTTACATTACCCAAGATGGACAATTTTATTCACAGCAATGTTCCGATAATCCTCAGTATTATCCGTGCATATTTGAATATGTTTATTTCGCAAGACCTGATTCATTAATGAATGGCGTATCGGTTTATCAATCGCGTATTTTAATGGGACAAAAATTAGGTAATAAAATAGCGAGAGAATGGAAAGATGTCGATATTGATGTTGTTATTCCAATCCCTGAAACATCATGTGATGCCGCACTTGAAATTGCCCGAATCCTAAATAAACCCTATCGACAAGGATTTGTAAAAAATCGCTATGTTGGTCGAACATTCATTATGCCTGGTCAAGCTACTCGCAAACTTTCTGTAAGACGTAAACTTAATGCAAATCGTATAGAATTTGAAGGTAAAAATGTTCTTTTAGTTGATGATTCAATTGTTCGTGGAACAACGTCTGAAAAAATTTTAGAAATGGTACGTTCAGTAGGTGCGAAGAAAGTCTATTTAGCTTCGGCAGCTCCTGAAATTAGACATCCAAATGTGTACGGTATCGATATGGCTGTTGCAAGTGAACTCATTGCATTTAACCGAACGGTTGAAGAAATAGCTAAAGAAATTGGAGCAGATAAGCTAATTTTTCAAGATCTTACCGATTTGATTGACTCAATTCGAGAAGAAAATCCAGATATTCATCATTTTGAATGTTCTGTTTTTGATGGTAAATATATTACTGAAGATGTAGATGATAATTATTTATCATTACTCGAACTAAAAAGAAATAGTAATACTCTTGGCCTTTTTATAAATAAAGAATCAGAAAATTTAGAAATTTATAATGAAGATCAATAAGTGCTTATTATTGTAAAAATGACAAATTTATCAAAAATCAAAAAATATATAGAAATCCCTATCTTTTTAATAATTAAAATCAATCTAATGAGTTTTATTTAGCTCATTAGAAAAATAAAAAATCATAAAAAACATCTGCATAAAAAAATAAGTATTTTTTTCTTCGGTTAAAAAAAATCATTTTTATTCATTTTCTACAGAAATCCACTCTAATTCTTTACAAAAATATTTAAATAAATTTTTGTAAAATGACCTCTTTGTAATATAATTTTTATGAAAGTAAATTTTGTAAAGATTTTTAAAGATTGAGAGGATCGCATAATCTTTAAAATGTTTTAAAACGCAATTTTCTTTTCTAATCTAATAGCTAAATAACAGTTTTTTGATAATCATTTATCAATTTTTGGAAATATAAGGAACGATTAAGATGAAAACAAATCTTAATTTAAAAGTTATCTCTGCATTAGTATTAATTGCATTAAATTGCCAAACAGCCATAGCTTTGGATGCAAATAATACTTTGTCTTCAGATGCAGTTGATAGTAATAAAATCATCGAACTTAAAAATGGATCAAAAGTTCGTGAGATGATAAATAACAAAAAGGCAAGTCTCTATCAAATTGCATTAAGAAGTGGAATTACAATTGACCAATTACGTGAAATGAATGCTGGTCGTTTTGATAAAAGAGATTCTGTCGAAGAAGGTGAACTTTTAGTTCTTCCCGAAAACTCACCATTATTACCATCTAAACATTTATCAGAGCCAGAAAAGCAAGAGAAGCAAGATAAGTATGCTTTACCAAATTTAGGGTCAGATGAAAAATACGATGTTAAAGCAGATAAAGAAAAATTAGATACTTATGTTGCTGAAACATTACAAACATTAGCAACACAAGATTGGGAACAATTATTATCTTCTGAAAATGGTGGTTTATCTGGTCATTTAAGGAATAAAGGTCGGACTTACGCAGAAGACTATGTACGTAGTAATGTAAGAAATCATGTTGTTGATCCTTTACGTAATGCAGCTCAAGATTTTTTAGGACGATTTGGTACAGCACAATTATCATTTGATGTGAGTGACAAAGGTAACTTTAATAATCTCAGTCTCAAATTATTTAGTCCATTGTATGACACTGATAATATGTTGATATTTAGTCAAATTTCATTTCAAGAGTATGAACATAACCGTCGGATAGGAAACTTTGGTATAGGACAACGTTGGGATGTAGCGGATAAAAAATGGTTACTTGGTTACAACGTTTTTTTAGACCATGATTTTCAACGGGCTCATAATCGCTTAGGTATCGGTGCAGAAGCATGGACAGATTATATGAAGCTGGCTGCTAACTATTATCACCCGTTATCAAGCTGGAAACAGTCACGTGATTTTGATGAATATTTAGAGCGTGCGGCTAAAGGTTTTGATATACGTCTACAAGGATACTTACCTCAATACCCTCATCTAGGTGGTTCGCTAATGTATGAACAATACTTTGGTGATAAAGTTGCCCTATTTGGAAAAGACAATCTCCAAAAAAATCCAAGAGCAATTACCGCAGGTCTAGATTATACCCCAGTTCCACTCTTTACATTGAAAGCAGAACATAAAAGAGGACAAAATAACAAAAAAGCAACCTCTGCATCATTAACAATGAACTATCGTTTAGGGGTGCCTCTAAAAGATCAGTTAGATCCAGATATGGTTCAAAAAGCACGATCGCTAGCTGGAAGTCGTTATGATCTGGTTGATCGTAATAATTATATTGTTCTTGAATATAAAGAGAAAAAACTCAGTGTCGATTTAGGACTTGAAGCCCTCCAATTGGTCGAAGGTCAGACATATGATGTCAATATTGCTGTATATAATGCCAAAAGTCTAAGTTCTCTAAAATGGACGGGCGATATGTATCAAATAGATGCAGGAGGCGGTTTCTTCTGTAATACAACAGGTATTTGTACTTCATCATCATGGGCCACTCCTACAACAGACACTCAAAATTGGAAAATAATGGCACCTACTTATGTTGATGAAAACGGCTTACGTCGTCCACATAGCACTGATGGCAAATATACGTTAGCCGTAACAGTGACAGATAAAAAAGGTCGTACAGCAACATCAAATCCTGTAACTTTTGAAATTTTGCCAAACCCAGCAATGCGAAAAATTGGTCTCTGGGCTGTTGATAGAAGTGGTAATCGTACAACAATGGCTTCTAATTTAGCTGATGGAAACACTGCGGTAACGCTAATGGCAAGTTTGGTAAAACCGAAAGTATCTAATGGCACAATAATTACGGCAGCAGATGTTGATGGATTTAGTGATGAGCAACTAATGAAGCGAATTCCTGACTCGTTCGATTCTGTTCTTAAAGGATGGACAGCTGTTAGCAACGGCAAAAAAATTCCATTAATTGATGGAACTTCTGGCAATGTAAATGCATGTCCAAAACAAGAGCCGTGTGTCATTGTTAAATCATTTGAAAAAATCAAAATGGGTCAAAAAGTATCTCAGAAAGCGGCTACAGCTGCTGGTGTTGAAGTTATTGGAGACAGTTATGCAATAGATGTCGCTTCCAACATACAAGGAATTATTGAATTTTCAACTTCAATTGAGCAATTTGGTTCGTCATTTAACAAAGTATCTGTCGATTTTACTGGTGGTCAAGCGGGACTAATCAAGGTTTATCGTAGCGATGGTGTATTAGTCGCTAGCCAAGTAGGACGCTCCCTTGAATTTGATCCTAATGGTTCTAAAGAGTGGAAAGTCGATAATGAATATTATGTCAAAGTCTATGCAGCTGATGGAATAACAGAAATTAACAATCCGTTTGTTATTTGGTCACTTGTTGATTCCAACAGTGCAGCATGTCCAGGAAAAGCATCAACAGCAGCATTACCTGATGTTAGGGTAAATCCAAATGGGCCTTGGTTTAATGTCGGTATGGGAATTAATGCTCGCTATAAAATCAGAAGTTTAAAAACGAATAGTTTTGCTAGTAGTGGCACTAGTATGCAAGCAACTGCAGATGCACCAAAAGATTTAAATTTCAGTCCTTTAAATGCATCTCCAATTGCATGTGCAGGTGATCAAGGGTTTAGATTACAAGTATTTGTTCAATAACATTCATGAACAATAAAAGCGTAATTAGATTACCAAGGAGTTCAGGTAATCTAAAAATAATCAATGTATCAGTGTATTAATTAATAGTACATTTGATGTTACAAATAAAAATAGGAACTAAACATGAAAAAATTAATTATTAAGAATATCGCATTAGGTATGTTCTTAGCCGGTTTTACTGTCAGTAATGCTTTTGCATTAGACGCAAAAACTACTAAGCCAATTGAAGGTAATCCACCGTTAATTAAAGGTACTTCTGCTAATGCAAAAGATCATTCTTTGACGCTAACTGTTGAAGATTCAGCGGGTAATACAATTGGTCAAACACAAGCTAAAGTCGGTAACTATATTAAAATTAAGTATAACCTACAAGATACTGATGGCGATGAAGATAAAGGTTCTGTTAAAACGACTTTAAAAGTTTTTTATCTTCTAGGTAATACTTGGAAAGAAGCAAATATGAGCACATTAGAACTTTCAGGCACAAATAATGCTTCTGAAAACGAAATTAAATTTAAGATTACAGATGAGTTTGCTGGGGCAACTAAAATTGGTTTCAAAATTTTAGAAAGGACTGAATTTGGTTTACCTTATGCTAACCAATGGTTAAGAGTATCTGATATTTGGAGTAACAAAGCACCTGGTACAGTT
This window encodes:
- a CDS encoding inverse autotransporter beta domain-containing protein, giving the protein MKTNLNLKVISALVLIALNCQTAIALDANNTLSSDAVDSNKIIELKNGSKVREMINNKKASLYQIALRSGITIDQLREMNAGRFDKRDSVEEGELLVLPENSPLLPSKHLSEPEKQEKQDKYALPNLGSDEKYDVKADKEKLDTYVAETLQTLATQDWEQLLSSENGGLSGHLRNKGRTYAEDYVRSNVRNHVVDPLRNAAQDFLGRFGTAQLSFDVSDKGNFNNLSLKLFSPLYDTDNMLIFSQISFQEYEHNRRIGNFGIGQRWDVADKKWLLGYNVFLDHDFQRAHNRLGIGAEAWTDYMKLAANYYHPLSSWKQSRDFDEYLERAAKGFDIRLQGYLPQYPHLGGSLMYEQYFGDKVALFGKDNLQKNPRAITAGLDYTPVPLFTLKAEHKRGQNNKKATSASLTMNYRLGVPLKDQLDPDMVQKARSLAGSRYDLVDRNNYIVLEYKEKKLSVDLGLEALQLVEGQTYDVNIAVYNAKSLSSLKWTGDMYQIDAGGGFFCNTTGICTSSSWATPTTDTQNWKIMAPTYVDENGLRRPHSTDGKYTLAVTVTDKKGRTATSNPVTFEILPNPAMRKIGLWAVDRSGNRTTMASNLADGNTAVTLMASLVKPKVSNGTIITAADVDGFSDEQLMKRIPDSFDSVLKGWTAVSNGKKIPLIDGTSGNVNACPKQEPCVIVKSFEKIKMGQKVSQKAATAAGVEVIGDSYAIDVASNIQGIIEFSTSIEQFGSSFNKVSVDFTGGQAGLIKVYRSDGVLVASQVGRSLEFDPNGSKEWKVDNEYYVKVYAADGITEINNPFVIWSLVDSNSAACPGKASTAALPDVRVNPNGPWFNVGMGINARYKIRSLKTNSFASSGTSMQATADAPKDLNFSPLNASPIACAGDQGFRLQVFVQ